A DNA window from Maribellus comscasis contains the following coding sequences:
- a CDS encoding glycoside hydrolase family 31 protein produces the protein MKFRLLFLSFILFPNLVLVAQNQPFKIDLLPGEKIWSGVITDGHKMPLAGGFEFDFYANNQGNQTQPLLLSNKGLYVWSQKPYKFEIGNNEIIISENYGKVEHGRNGTTLKEARQFASEHFFPASGKMPDEMLFTEPQYNTWIELTYDQNQEDILKYAHAIINNGFPPGVFMIDDTWQEDYGLWNFHPGRFPNPHQMMDELHKMGFKVMLWVCPFVSPDQALIVREIMKGKGFLLQKIDETTTWETAREPAIIKWWNGYSALLDFSNPAAVGWFNNQLDRLVNEYGVDGFKLDAGDMQYYPPNALSKGNVSPNEQCELYARIGLRYPLNEYRACWKMAGQPLAQRLRDKQHSWSDMQMLIPHMIAEGLAGYTFSCPDMIGGGEFSSFLDLNSYDEELVVRSAQCHALMPMMQFSVAPWRVLNEKNFEAVKKAVEIRKKFTPLILKRAKESAKTGEPVISNLEYFYPNQGFENIKDEFLLGENLLVAPVYKKEYSREVILPNGNWIADDGKKYKGGKSYTIDVPIDRIPYFEKQ, from the coding sequence ATGAAATTCAGATTACTCTTTTTAAGCTTTATATTATTTCCAAACCTTGTATTGGTTGCGCAAAATCAACCGTTTAAAATCGATTTGCTTCCGGGTGAAAAAATCTGGTCGGGTGTCATCACCGACGGGCACAAAATGCCGCTCGCCGGTGGATTTGAATTTGACTTTTATGCCAATAATCAGGGAAATCAAACACAACCTTTATTATTAAGCAATAAAGGTTTGTATGTATGGAGCCAGAAACCTTACAAATTTGAAATCGGAAATAATGAGATTATCATTTCTGAAAACTATGGGAAAGTTGAACACGGTAGAAATGGAACCACGCTGAAAGAGGCCAGACAATTTGCGTCAGAACATTTCTTTCCTGCGTCGGGGAAAATGCCCGATGAAATGTTGTTTACTGAGCCACAGTACAACACATGGATCGAGTTGACCTACGACCAAAACCAGGAAGACATATTAAAATATGCCCATGCAATAATTAATAACGGATTTCCTCCGGGGGTTTTTATGATTGACGATACATGGCAGGAAGACTACGGACTTTGGAATTTCCACCCGGGGCGCTTCCCCAATCCACATCAAATGATGGATGAGCTACATAAAATGGGATTCAAAGTAATGTTATGGGTTTGCCCTTTTGTAAGTCCGGACCAGGCATTGATTGTCCGCGAAATTATGAAAGGTAAAGGATTTCTTCTTCAAAAGATAGATGAAACAACTACATGGGAAACAGCCCGGGAGCCAGCCATTATCAAATGGTGGAATGGGTATTCAGCGTTGCTCGACTTTAGTAATCCGGCTGCAGTCGGCTGGTTTAACAATCAACTCGACCGCCTCGTTAATGAATACGGAGTGGATGGTTTTAAACTTGATGCAGGAGATATGCAGTACTACCCACCCAATGCTCTGAGTAAAGGAAACGTAAGCCCCAATGAACAATGCGAGCTGTACGCCAGGATTGGATTACGTTACCCGCTGAATGAATACCGGGCGTGCTGGAAAATGGCAGGGCAGCCACTGGCCCAACGTTTACGCGATAAACAACATTCGTGGAGCGACATGCAAATGTTAATTCCACACATGATTGCAGAAGGACTTGCGGGATATACATTCTCTTGTCCCGACATGATTGGCGGTGGCGAATTTAGCAGTTTTCTCGATTTAAACAGCTATGACGAAGAGCTTGTTGTTCGCTCGGCACAATGCCACGCACTGATGCCCATGATGCAGTTTTCGGTAGCGCCGTGGCGGGTTTTAAATGAAAAAAATTTTGAGGCCGTAAAAAAAGCCGTGGAAATACGCAAAAAATTTACGCCTCTGATTTTGAAACGAGCAAAAGAATCAGCTAAGACTGGTGAACCTGTCATTTCAAATCTTGAATATTTTTATCCTAACCAGGGATTTGAAAATATTAAAGATGAATTCCTTTTAGGCGAAAATCTGTTGGTAGCGCCTGTTTACAAAAAGGAATATTCAAGAGAAGTGATCCTTCCCAATGGAAACTGGATTGCTGATGACGGAAAAAAATATAAAGGTGGAAAATCATACACTATCGACGTGCCGATTGATCGGATACCTTATTTTGAGAAACAATAA
- a CDS encoding RNA polymerase sigma factor, whose amino-acid sequence MNRSNAFKKKINLDETVVKRFSEGNMEAFDYLYFKYCHRLQQFVYGLLKTESDAEEIVQEIFVKLWINRASLKDYNAFESYLFSIAYNSTLGYLRKKAKEKKYIEYIKSIQVISEEATAENKLDLSIFNEKLEEAINCMPPRQREVFRLKHKEHFSYKEIAQKLNISVNTVENHIAKSHRFLKQELNKYYIPCLLFFSLFL is encoded by the coding sequence ATGAATCGCTCAAATGCATTCAAAAAGAAAATAAATTTAGACGAAACTGTTGTAAAGAGATTTTCCGAAGGCAACATGGAAGCTTTTGATTATCTGTATTTCAAGTATTGCCACAGACTGCAACAATTTGTTTACGGATTATTAAAAACAGAAAGCGACGCAGAGGAAATTGTTCAGGAAATTTTTGTTAAACTATGGATTAACAGAGCATCATTAAAGGATTACAATGCATTTGAATCGTATTTGTTTAGTATTGCTTACAACTCAACTTTAGGCTATCTGCGCAAAAAAGCCAAAGAAAAAAAATATATTGAATATATAAAATCTATTCAGGTTATTTCAGAAGAAGCAACCGCCGAAAACAAACTGGATTTGAGTATTTTCAATGAGAAATTGGAAGAGGCAATTAACTGTATGCCTCCCCGTCAGCGTGAGGTTTTCCGACTAAAACACAAAGAGCATTTTTCGTATAAAGAGATAGCGCAAAAACTCAACATTTCAGTTAACACTGTTGAAAATCATATCGCAAAATCACATCGTTTTTTAAAACAGGAATTAAACAAGTATTATATTCCCTGCTTACTATTTTTTTCACTTTTTTTATAA
- a CDS encoding TonB-dependent receptor: MKKISHFAHWVKNAFLLQKILLMMRITIFLLLVFTLQTLGIDSYSQSTRLTLSITNSSLKDVLGTIEDNSEFYFLYSSKMIDVNQTVDANFKEQNIFEILAQLLKDKNIDYEVKDRQILLSPSGKNAELSGNYYQQDNTISGTVSDTKGVPLPGVTVVVQGTTNGTVTDANGYYTIKAKTGDILGFSFIGMKSIEIPVNNQSEINAILEADVIGIDEVVAIGYGTQKKEDLTGSIASGDMDAVLAQPNLSVLEGLQGMVPGLNIGQSNQAGENPSLSIRGQSTLSGEQDPLIVLDGVIFRGNLIDVNPSDIKSISVLKDASARAIYGSQASNGVIQIVTTTGKGEASIKYSGRFSIQSPHNQLRAETNGEKFMQKIAYSDIQQSRTAESGYLEANPDWTETTNFKTSHEIRQYELGRTYDWYDGVTTDNPYTTSHNISVSNATEKNNYFSSIGYTKQDGHMLDEHYERINGRINLSSKLTNWLELDIQSFLTLSDYGPQTYSPADRYLEPFATPTEEDGTLVQRPAGNAINPQIEAKADVEDKRFNLGANITGNVYLPIEGLKYQMRFGNNYLTTRKNFFDESGNSFTGLAYKRYDIEYTMSLDNIVSYNQTFNDIHQIDVTLLYGIEKREQEYTRAEGAGFANTVLGFDRLQAADASLQTIESGGWKESSLYNMGRISYKLMNKYLVNATIRRDGFSGFSEANKFGYFPSLALGWVISEEPFLNKSSDWLNWLKLRVSYGATGNRTIGRYDTLAQVSGESGYITSDGSSIYTQWISALESPNLRWEKTTGINLGVDFRLFDSRLNGSLDYYNNNTTDLLYNVNIPGVSRFQVFPDNLGKIHNHGVELQITSVNIRKKDFSWTTDFNFSRNRDIIKELLGFDLDGDGKEDDLISEGLFINESLGTIYDYKINGIWQLDDDIPDGYEFGSYRVVDLNNDSKYDADDKTILGNEQPSYRFSINNIVNYKNWTLRLFINSVQGGNGWYLGEDTMYGFLIFNQENHFNITFPTDIDYWTPENPNAKYQRPGINGSSGIAGTRYTSRSFIRLKDLSISYTLAPRRIEFVKSMRFILSGRNLLTLTKWPGWDPETGEGLTRNGRPVMESYSLGIDVTF, from the coding sequence ATGAAAAAAATTAGTCATTTTGCCCATTGGGTGAAAAATGCATTTTTATTGCAAAAAATATTGTTAATGATGAGAATAACTATTTTTTTACTACTCGTCTTCACCCTTCAGACATTGGGAATTGACAGCTATTCCCAGTCAACCAGACTTACACTTTCAATAACTAATAGTTCTTTAAAAGATGTACTTGGGACCATAGAAGACAACAGCGAATTTTATTTTCTTTACAGTTCGAAAATGATTGACGTAAACCAAACCGTTGATGCAAATTTCAAAGAACAAAATATTTTTGAAATTCTTGCTCAACTACTGAAAGACAAAAACATCGATTATGAAGTAAAAGACCGGCAAATTTTATTGTCTCCGTCTGGCAAAAACGCAGAATTATCCGGGAACTATTATCAGCAAGACAATACAATCAGCGGAACGGTGTCTGATACAAAAGGAGTTCCATTGCCCGGAGTAACAGTAGTGGTTCAAGGAACAACAAACGGAACCGTTACTGACGCAAATGGTTACTATACAATAAAAGCAAAAACCGGAGACATTCTGGGGTTCTCTTTTATTGGAATGAAGAGTATTGAAATTCCGGTAAATAACCAGTCAGAAATAAATGCCATACTGGAGGCGGATGTAATAGGTATTGACGAAGTGGTTGCAATCGGTTATGGAACCCAAAAAAAAGAAGATTTAACCGGCTCAATTGCCAGTGGCGACATGGATGCAGTTCTTGCACAACCCAACTTATCTGTATTAGAGGGTTTGCAAGGTATGGTTCCCGGATTAAATATCGGGCAAAGTAACCAGGCGGGTGAAAACCCGAGTCTTTCGATAAGAGGACAATCTACACTCTCAGGAGAACAAGACCCCCTCATCGTACTTGATGGTGTAATATTCCGGGGAAATTTAATTGACGTCAATCCAAGCGACATAAAATCCATCTCTGTTTTAAAAGATGCCAGTGCCCGTGCAATATACGGTTCACAGGCATCCAATGGTGTTATACAAATTGTTACTACAACGGGAAAAGGTGAAGCCAGTATAAAATACTCGGGAAGATTTTCCATTCAATCGCCACATAATCAGCTAAGAGCGGAAACTAACGGTGAAAAATTTATGCAGAAAATTGCATATTCAGACATCCAGCAAAGCAGAACGGCAGAATCGGGCTACCTTGAAGCAAACCCAGACTGGACAGAAACAACCAATTTTAAAACCAGTCACGAAATCAGGCAATACGAACTGGGAAGAACATATGACTGGTATGATGGAGTTACGACAGACAACCCGTATACAACGAGCCACAACATTTCAGTTTCCAATGCAACCGAAAAAAACAACTATTTTTCATCTATCGGCTACACCAAACAGGATGGTCATATGCTGGATGAACACTATGAAAGAATAAACGGAAGAATAAATCTATCAAGTAAACTTACCAACTGGTTGGAACTGGACATCCAAAGCTTCTTAACTTTAAGTGATTACGGTCCTCAAACCTATTCGCCAGCAGATCGTTATCTTGAGCCCTTTGCTACCCCTACAGAAGAGGATGGCACATTGGTACAAAGACCGGCAGGAAACGCTATAAACCCGCAAATTGAAGCAAAAGCGGATGTAGAAGACAAACGTTTTAACCTGGGAGCAAATATCACCGGGAATGTATATCTGCCCATAGAAGGCCTCAAATATCAAATGCGATTTGGAAATAACTATTTAACTACTCGTAAAAACTTTTTTGATGAAAGCGGAAATAGTTTCACCGGGCTTGCTTACAAAAGATACGATATTGAATATACAATGAGCCTGGATAACATTGTATCATACAATCAAACCTTTAATGATATTCATCAGATAGATGTTACACTTCTTTATGGAATTGAAAAAAGGGAACAGGAATATACACGTGCCGAGGGGGCTGGTTTTGCCAATACGGTGTTGGGTTTCGACAGGCTTCAGGCAGCAGATGCATCCCTTCAAACAATAGAATCCGGTGGTTGGAAAGAATCGAGTCTGTACAATATGGGAAGGATTTCCTACAAACTAATGAACAAGTATCTTGTAAATGCTACCATTAGGAGGGACGGTTTTTCAGGTTTCAGTGAAGCAAATAAATTCGGCTATTTTCCCTCATTGGCACTGGGCTGGGTTATTTCTGAAGAACCTTTTCTGAATAAATCATCGGATTGGCTCAACTGGCTAAAATTGAGAGTCTCTTATGGAGCAACCGGAAACAGAACGATTGGCAGGTACGACACACTTGCACAGGTTTCCGGAGAATCGGGATACATTACTTCTGATGGCTCTTCCATTTACACCCAATGGATTAGCGCACTTGAAAGCCCAAACTTAAGATGGGAAAAAACCACGGGTATAAACCTGGGTGTAGATTTCAGATTGTTTGACAGCCGGTTAAATGGTTCGCTCGACTATTATAATAACAATACAACAGATCTGCTTTATAACGTGAATATACCGGGAGTTAGCAGATTTCAGGTTTTTCCCGACAACCTGGGAAAAATCCACAATCACGGTGTAGAATTACAAATAACGAGTGTCAATATCAGAAAGAAAGACTTTTCATGGACGACCGATTTTAATTTTTCACGAAACAGGGATATAATTAAGGAACTTCTTGGATTTGACCTCGACGGAGACGGGAAGGAAGACGATTTGATTTCGGAAGGACTATTTATAAACGAATCGCTTGGAACCATATATGATTACAAAATTAACGGCATCTGGCAGTTAGATGACGATATCCCTGACGGATACGAATTTGGTTCTTACCGGGTTGTCGATCTGAATAACGACAGTAAATACGATGCTGATGATAAAACTATACTGGGAAACGAGCAGCCATCTTACCGTTTTTCTATTAATAATATAGTAAATTACAAGAACTGGACGTTACGCCTTTTTATCAATTCAGTACAGGGAGGAAACGGATGGTATTTGGGTGAAGATACGATGTACGGTTTTCTTATTTTTAACCAGGAAAATCATTTTAACATTACTTTTCCAACAGATATTGACTACTGGACACCGGAGAACCCAAATGCAAAATATCAAAGACCCGGGATTAATGGTTCATCCGGGATTGCAGGAACACGTTATACCTCCAGAAGTTTTATCCGCCTGAAAGACTTATCCATATCGTATACACTGGCCCCCCGCCGGATCGAATTTGTTAAAAGCATGCGCTTTATATTAAGTGGCAGGAATCTGCTCACGCTCACCAAATGGCCAGGGTGGGACCCTGAAACAGGAGAAGGGCTAACCCGCAATGGAAGACCTGTTATGGAAAGTTATTCTTTAGGAATTGATGTAACATTTTAA
- a CDS encoding RagB/SusD family nutrient uptake outer membrane protein — protein sequence MKSNNKYFRRISTDKILSAVILFLFLAIIHFSCNEDEFLKTEPVDFYSPENSYITSNDYEAAVMNLYARVRDNFFSSASAGDFPNAGFQATDIFHIHKDMGFDTDLASILLPTNDALVYDALWEPAYRIIYDANAIIERSASDDNELTAEEKVYFASEAKFFRGYMYKMLANLYGNVPITLEETKSPKRDYVTSPREEVYQQAATDLKNAADNLENIDEVADYRISNLVALHMLSEVYISLEKWQDAVDAASSVIDHPSTALMTERFGARKDEKAWVTQGEFDTDVYWDLFRQGNQNRSTGNTEAIWVLEYEYNIPGGGDGYGGPYLERLLAPRAWQAKIENNDGSTSTLVPNPNAYAAGRSSGFLRPTHYFYETLWEKSGYEQDLRNSMANIFRDFIVRNPASDHNGKWLFKDNLPIRMASLNDTTRNMYPWLTKTSTPGKQPAEAFLQDPVVEGGLSWSHVAFRDVYGIRLSETYLLRAEAYFGMSETQKAADDINTVRNRAQAPLIDAGDVDIDYILDERARELYAEEFRVLTLARLGKLVERTKKYNPVNGPSYNDYNNLWPIPYSEIEKNLEGDLQQNPGY from the coding sequence ATGAAATCCAATAATAAATATTTTAGAAGGATAAGTACTGATAAAATCTTGAGTGCGGTCATTTTATTTCTATTTCTTGCTATAATTCATTTTTCATGTAACGAAGATGAATTCCTGAAAACCGAACCCGTTGACTTTTACAGCCCTGAAAACTCTTATATTACAAGTAATGATTATGAGGCTGCGGTAATGAACTTGTATGCACGTGTAAGAGATAATTTCTTTAGCAGTGCCTCTGCTGGTGATTTTCCAAATGCAGGTTTCCAGGCTACCGATATTTTTCATATTCACAAAGACATGGGATTCGATACTGATTTAGCGTCCATCTTACTCCCAACGAATGATGCATTGGTTTATGATGCACTTTGGGAACCTGCATATCGAATAATCTATGATGCAAATGCTATTATTGAAAGATCTGCATCTGATGACAATGAATTAACTGCCGAAGAGAAAGTTTACTTTGCTTCAGAAGCAAAATTTTTCAGAGGTTATATGTATAAAATGCTGGCCAATCTTTATGGAAACGTACCGATTACTTTAGAAGAAACAAAATCGCCCAAAAGAGACTACGTAACATCTCCGCGAGAAGAGGTTTATCAGCAGGCAGCAACAGATTTAAAGAATGCCGCAGACAATCTGGAAAATATTGACGAAGTGGCGGATTACCGGATTAGCAATCTTGTAGCACTTCATATGTTATCAGAAGTTTACATATCCCTTGAAAAATGGCAGGACGCGGTTGATGCAGCTTCCTCTGTAATTGACCATCCGTCCACGGCACTAATGACCGAACGCTTTGGAGCCAGAAAAGACGAGAAAGCCTGGGTGACACAGGGTGAATTTGACACAGATGTATACTGGGATCTATTCCGTCAGGGTAATCAGAATCGTTCTACCGGGAATACAGAAGCCATTTGGGTTTTGGAATATGAATACAATATTCCGGGAGGAGGAGACGGATATGGAGGCCCATATCTGGAGAGACTTCTTGCTCCACGTGCCTGGCAGGCAAAAATTGAAAATAACGACGGGTCTACAAGCACATTGGTCCCGAATCCGAATGCATATGCTGCCGGACGTAGTTCCGGTTTTTTGCGTCCTACTCACTATTTTTATGAAACACTTTGGGAAAAAAGCGGATACGAGCAGGACCTCCGTAATTCGATGGCGAATATATTCAGAGATTTTATTGTGAGGAATCCAGCAAGTGATCATAATGGGAAATGGCTATTTAAAGACAATCTCCCAATACGAATGGCCAGCTTGAATGATACTACGCGAAACATGTATCCCTGGCTTACTAAAACATCCACCCCCGGAAAACAACCTGCTGAAGCATTCCTGCAAGATCCTGTTGTGGAAGGAGGACTCTCGTGGAGCCATGTTGCATTTAGAGATGTTTATGGCATCCGTCTCTCCGAAACCTACCTACTGAGGGCTGAAGCTTATTTTGGAATGAGTGAAACACAAAAAGCTGCAGACGACATAAACACAGTGCGAAACAGAGCTCAGGCACCTTTAATAGATGCGGGTGATGTGGATATCGACTACATTCTCGATGAAAGAGCAAGAGAATTATATGCCGAAGAATTCAGGGTTTTAACACTGGCCAGACTTGGAAAACTGGTAGAGAGAACAAAAAAATACAATCCGGTAAATGGTCCAAGCTATAATGATTATAACAACCTTTGGCCCATACCCTACAGCGAGATTGAAAAAAATCTGGAGGGCGATTTACAACAAAACCC
- a CDS encoding FecR family protein, with product MEKEPKRPDKKQLSVLKSKLLDKYFNNTCSPDELDLLFSWLLDNSDQAEKQRILEVQWKKAVSIANKETRPQMQQRLDKIHHKINLANTNYTTEQSKNKKVRYINWQKIVYRAAAVILLPVLTLFIYINYFQESANLISLNHKAVINEIVSPVGSRTSLELADGTKVWLNHGSKLLYPQNFEGKNRTVTLVGEGYFDVAHNPKKPFIVKTDRINVTALGTRFNVKAYSDDKTVSATLKSGKIEVKSSKNKITMKPNQHLKLGLNNEKFKVQNVDPEKYISWKDGKLIFEDDNIENIVKRLSRWYDVDIEIIDPEIKDLTYTATFIDEPLFQILEMLAVVTPIKYEIPRRNKLPDGTYSKRIIKIYAKN from the coding sequence ATGGAAAAAGAACCTAAAAGACCTGACAAAAAACAGTTGTCTGTATTGAAAAGTAAACTGCTTGACAAATATTTTAACAATACTTGTTCTCCAGATGAGCTTGATCTTTTATTTAGCTGGCTACTCGACAATTCAGACCAAGCCGAAAAACAGCGGATATTAGAAGTCCAGTGGAAAAAAGCGGTTTCTATAGCAAATAAGGAAACCCGGCCTCAAATGCAACAGCGTTTAGATAAAATACACCATAAAATCAATTTGGCCAATACGAATTATACCACAGAACAATCCAAAAATAAAAAGGTACGATACATCAACTGGCAAAAAATAGTCTACCGGGCTGCTGCTGTAATTCTACTTCCCGTTCTTACCTTATTTATTTATATCAATTATTTTCAGGAATCGGCAAACCTCATTTCTCTGAACCATAAAGCTGTAATCAACGAAATTGTATCTCCTGTCGGCTCCCGAACATCACTTGAATTAGCTGATGGTACAAAAGTGTGGCTAAACCACGGAAGCAAACTGCTCTATCCGCAAAATTTTGAAGGAAAAAACCGCACGGTAACGCTCGTTGGAGAAGGATATTTTGATGTAGCTCATAATCCCAAAAAACCATTTATCGTAAAAACCGATAGGATCAATGTAACAGCCCTGGGAACCAGATTCAATGTCAAAGCATATTCTGACGACAAAACCGTCTCGGCCACACTGAAATCAGGAAAAATTGAAGTAAAATCATCTAAAAATAAAATTACGATGAAACCAAATCAACACCTGAAACTTGGTTTAAATAACGAGAAATTTAAGGTTCAAAATGTAGATCCTGAGAAGTATATCTCCTGGAAAGACGGAAAATTGATTTTTGAAGATGATAACATAGAAAATATTGTAAAGAGACTTTCACGCTGGTATGATGTTGACATTGAAATTATCGATCCGGAAATTAAAGATCTAACTTATACTGCAACATTTATTGATGAACCGTTATTCCAAATATTAGAAATGCTTGCTGTTGTTACTCCCATAAAGTACGAAATACCTCGACGAAATAAACTACCTGATGGAACATATTCAAAAAGAATAATCAAGATTTACGCAAAAAATTAA